From the Polyangiaceae bacterium genome, the window CCGCCGCAGCGCGCTCCTCCAGAGGGCGGCCCACATACGACGTTCCCGCTTGGCGGAGTGCGACACGTAGCCACCAAGGCATACCGGCTCGGTCGAAGCGGTCCATGTCCTGCATATCGAACAGGCCGTAGATCGGTAGTACCGCGCGGATGCGTAGGTCGTGGTCGAATAACCTACGGGCGTAGCTCTCCGGACGGGGGTGAGTTGCGCAATACGCCAACGCCGCCACCAGGTTTGCCCCCGCGCTCTCGCCAGCCAAGCATAGCCGCGTCGGGTCCGCCCCGAACTCCGATGCGTGACTCGCCACCCAGTCGAGGGCAGCAGACGCGTCCTGTAGTGGAGCTGGAAACCGGTGGGTGGGGCCCAGCCGATAGTTGATGTTGAAGACCGCAAAGCCAGCCGACGCAAACGCCAGCGCCATGATGCGATGGGTGTCCTTGCTCAGCACGGCGAAGCCTCCCCCGTGCACGTACAGCAGCGCCGGTGGGCTAGGCCTCCCGATTGGACGATAGACGTCGAGCAGATGAGCGCGCCTCGTCGAAGGCGCGTAGCGAACGTCTCGGGTCACTTCGACTCCGTAGCGGGCCGGGCTGGCAAGCGGGAGCCGGTAGCCAATGGCCGCGGCCGTGTGTACGGCGCGGTCCCAGGTACGGATCAACGCGCGCTCCAGCACGCATCGAGTATGCAACGTCCGACGGGACTCTGGCCACCTCGGTGTGCCGAACGCTAAAGTCCCCGTCGTCCGACGTCAGTTGCGGCTCGGGAGTCTTGCGAGGCTCAGAGCGAACGCCTGATCGCTGGGGGTGAACCAGTTGGCGAGTTCCAGCCCAGCTGCGCCAAGCAGCTCCGCAACGGCCGCTTCGGAGAACTTGCGGCTGATCTCCGTGCGCATGCGCTCGCCGAGCTTGAACTCCACCTCGAGATCCAAACCCCCAAGCCGTACCCGCTGCTCCGCGAGGCTCTCGAGGTGCATCTCGATTCTCCGCGTGTCCTCGTCGTAGAACGCAATGTGCTTGAACCGCGCCTCGTCGAAGTTCGCCCCCAGCTCACGGTTCATCACGCGGAGCACGTTGAGATTGAACGCCGCGGTGACCCCCTCTGCGTCGTTGTAGGCTCGGTCGAGAGTGGCCTTGGCTTTCACCAAATCCGTCCCCAGCAGCAATGCGTCACCGGGCCCCATTGTCTTGGCGACACGCTGAAGAAAACGAATCGCGTCTTGCTGTTCGAAGTTGCCGATGGTCCCACCCAGGAAGGCGATCAGTCTTCGGTCTCCGCGTGGAATTAAGTGGAGGTGGTGGTCGTAATCGCCGACCACCCCGTGGACCGAGAGCCACCCGTAGCTGGACAGCAGTGTCTCCGCGCTGTGTCGGAGCGCGCTCTCGCTGACGTCGAATGGAACGTAGCGAGGCTGCAGACCTTGGCCGGCGGCCGAGGTAAGCAAGACGTGGGTCTTTCGCGCCATGCCGCTACCTAGCTCCACCAGGTGGGTCGGTCGCACGCTGCGCATCACGCGCTCGGCGACTTGCTCCAGCAGCCGTTGCTCCGTCCGCGTCGGGTAGTACTCCGGTGTGCGGCAGATCGCATCAAACAGCTCCGAGCCCCGAGTGTCGTAGAAGTGCTTCGGGGGAAGCTGCTTTGGCGTGCGCGTCAGACCTGCGAGAGCGTCCTCGCGTAGTGTGTTGGACTGGCCAGGGCGGACATGGACGTCGACCAAGAGGCGTGAGCCACGGGTTTCGGTGGTGAGCATGGTACCTCGTGTGCGTCGGAGCGGTGAGCAGTGTCAGAGTTCGTTGGCCGTTGGAAAGCTCACGCCGCGAGGACACGGCATGGGTTCTGGGGCGAAGCGTCGCGCCGCTGAAAGCGAGTGCTCGCCAGAGCACCTCAACCGGTGGCTCACGACGCGGAGA encodes:
- a CDS encoding alpha/beta hydrolase, which gives rise to MHTRCVLERALIRTWDRAVHTAAAIGYRLPLASPARYGVEVTRDVRYAPSTRRAHLLDVYRPIGRPSPPALLYVHGGGFAVLSKDTHRIMALAFASAGFAVFNINYRLGPTHRFPAPLQDASAALDWVASHASEFGADPTRLCLAGESAGANLVAALAYCATHPRPESYARRLFDHDLRIRAVLPIYGLFDMQDMDRFDRAGMPWWLRVALRQAGTSYVGRPLEERAAAAPLASPLRCFQAKPGPGTRPLPPFFLACGTRDPLLGDSKALCYALRARGGRCELSIHPGEIHGFNAMLWRPEARAKWRAAFSFLERHTAVAGP
- the egtD gene encoding L-histidine N(alpha)-methyltransferase, which gives rise to MLTTETRGSRLLVDVHVRPGQSNTLREDALAGLTRTPKQLPPKHFYDTRGSELFDAICRTPEYYPTRTEQRLLEQVAERVMRSVRPTHLVELGSGMARKTHVLLTSAAGQGLQPRYVPFDVSESALRHSAETLLSSYGWLSVHGVVGDYDHHLHLIPRGDRRLIAFLGGTIGNFEQQDAIRFLQRVAKTMGPGDALLLGTDLVKAKATLDRAYNDAEGVTAAFNLNVLRVMNRELGANFDEARFKHIAFYDEDTRRIEMHLESLAEQRVRLGGLDLEVEFKLGERMRTEISRKFSEAAVAELLGAAGLELANWFTPSDQAFALSLARLPSRN